The following are from one region of the Bacteroidota bacterium genome:
- a CDS encoding T9SS type A sorting domain-containing protein, with amino-acid sequence MKKRFSLLLGLLLVLSTLGWSQVVSVTPVFPIASDSVEIIFNATLGNGALTGVSPVYAHTGVVTDLSATPTTWRYVQGNWGTADPTVAMTNVGPNLWRMKFHLRNFYGVPGPESILKMAFVFRNTSGSVVGRNTDGSDIFYTVYQNNLLNVSFLAPSAPFLVSSQGAPINVSASASGSATLTLTDNGTTVTTTTGTSLTHMMFAGAVGNHRVIISADDGSTVASDTFYYAVNPPVTVAALPAGTLRGLNRVNATTMRLVLDAPAKTGVYILSDLNNYIADTAYFMKKTPDNNTFWKDITVAPGQVVTYQYYIDGNLRVADPFSETVLDPSNDQYISSNTYPNLPTYPTGKTTGIVTVLDADGAPYVWQVPNFTKPAEQELIVYELLVRDFIAEHDYNSIKDTLDYLQRMGINAIQFMPINEFEGNESWGYNPSFHMALDKYYGPAADFKALVDECHSRGMAVILDVAFNHAFSQSPLCQMYWDAINFKPRSDNPWLNPDARHPFNVGYDFNHESAWTKRVFTRTLRYWLQEFKIDGFRFDLSKGFTQVNSGSNVGLWGNFDQSRINIWDDYKDSLRLTDPTCYLILEHFAENSEETALHNMGFMLWGNHNYNYNEATMGFVGTSNFEWIDYKVRNWNSPKVMGYMESHDEERLMYKNLQFGNSSGGYDITNLSTALARMELAGNFFFTIPGPKMVWQFGERGYDISIDDPCRVCNKPPRWEYMNVPERQRLYKVWSALGNLKISQDVFNTTNYSHNLGGGIKRIYLNHASMDVAVFGNFDVNTITFNADFQHGGWWYEYWSGDSMNVTNTAMQYTLGAGEYRLYTTTRLPKPNLDFVLETEEDLFAGTDPLQIWPNPAANTVKIGYELPGSGNVSIGIYDLTGRSILAIPAGFQTQGRHESAFDLTDFLSGNYIVRVQHETGTFSKPLVVRR; translated from the coding sequence ATGAAAAAACGATTTTCACTGTTGCTGGGATTGCTGCTTGTTCTTTCAACCCTGGGCTGGTCGCAGGTCGTATCTGTGACGCCGGTGTTTCCGATTGCATCGGATTCGGTGGAAATTATTTTTAATGCGACACTCGGGAATGGTGCGCTCACGGGCGTCTCGCCTGTGTATGCGCATACAGGTGTGGTCACGGACCTCAGCGCGACGCCAACGACTTGGCGATACGTGCAAGGAAACTGGGGCACCGCCGATCCGACGGTCGCCATGACCAACGTCGGACCAAACCTTTGGCGCATGAAGTTTCACCTGCGCAACTTCTATGGCGTACCTGGCCCCGAATCGATCCTGAAAATGGCATTCGTTTTCCGCAACACTTCGGGCTCGGTAGTCGGACGTAATACCGACGGTTCGGATATCTTCTACACCGTCTATCAAAACAACCTGCTCAACGTGAGCTTTTTGGCTCCAAGTGCGCCCTTTTTGGTGTCGAGCCAAGGCGCGCCCATCAACGTGAGTGCATCGGCCTCGGGTTCGGCGACTTTGACGTTGACTGACAATGGAACGACGGTCACAACGACTACCGGAACTTCGCTCACGCACATGATGTTTGCCGGCGCTGTAGGCAACCACCGCGTGATTATCTCCGCCGATGATGGCAGCACGGTTGCGAGCGATACCTTCTACTACGCAGTGAATCCGCCGGTGACGGTAGCGGCCTTGCCCGCAGGCACGTTGCGCGGACTCAACCGCGTAAATGCGACGACCATGCGCCTTGTCTTGGATGCACCCGCCAAAACCGGCGTTTACATTCTCTCCGACCTCAACAACTACATCGCGGACACTGCCTATTTCATGAAGAAGACCCCCGACAACAATACCTTCTGGAAGGACATTACGGTTGCTCCGGGCCAAGTCGTCACTTATCAATACTACATCGACGGCAACCTCCGCGTCGCGGATCCATTTTCCGAAACCGTCCTCGATCCCTCCAACGATCAATACATTTCATCCAACACCTATCCCAATTTGCCGACCTATCCCACCGGAAAAACGACGGGAATTGTGACCGTGTTGGATGCCGATGGCGCACCCTATGTCTGGCAGGTGCCGAATTTCACAAAGCCGGCAGAGCAGGAATTGATCGTTTATGAATTGCTGGTCAGGGACTTCATCGCCGAGCACGATTACAATTCGATCAAGGATACCCTCGATTATTTGCAGCGCATGGGGATTAACGCCATCCAATTCATGCCGATCAACGAGTTTGAAGGCAACGAAAGCTGGGGCTACAATCCGTCGTTTCACATGGCTTTGGACAAGTACTACGGTCCGGCTGCGGATTTTAAAGCATTGGTCGATGAATGCCACTCGCGTGGAATGGCCGTGATCTTGGACGTTGCATTTAACCATGCCTTCAGCCAAAGTCCGCTCTGTCAGATGTATTGGGACGCGATCAATTTTAAACCACGCTCAGACAATCCTTGGCTCAATCCCGATGCCCGTCATCCTTTTAATGTCGGCTATGACTTTAACCATGAATCCGCTTGGACCAAGCGTGTTTTCACCCGCACCCTGCGCTATTGGCTACAGGAATTTAAGATCGATGGATTCCGTTTTGACCTTTCCAAGGGATTCACACAAGTCAACAGCGGCAGCAACGTTGGCCTATGGGGCAATTTCGATCAAAGCCGGATCAACATTTGGGACGACTACAAAGATTCGCTGCGTTTGACCGATCCAACCTGCTACCTGATTTTGGAGCACTTCGCTGAAAATTCGGAGGAGACCGCCCTTCACAACATGGGCTTCATGCTTTGGGGCAATCACAACTACAACTACAATGAAGCAACCATGGGTTTTGTGGGTACCTCCAACTTCGAATGGATTGATTACAAAGTCCGTAACTGGAATTCGCCGAAGGTCATGGGCTATATGGAAAGCCACGACGAAGAGCGGTTGATGTACAAAAATCTGCAATTCGGAAACAGCAGCGGCGGATATGACATCACCAACCTGAGTACAGCATTGGCCCGGATGGAATTGGCGGGTAACTTTTTCTTCACCATTCCCGGACCGAAAATGGTCTGGCAATTTGGCGAACGGGGTTATGACATTTCCATCGATGATCCTTGCCGCGTCTGCAACAAACCACCGCGTTGGGAATACATGAACGTGCCTGAACGTCAGCGCCTCTACAAAGTGTGGAGCGCCTTGGGGAATTTGAAAATTTCGCAGGATGTTTTCAATACGACCAATTATTCCCACAACCTCGGCGGCGGCATCAAGCGCATCTATTTGAACCATGCCTCGATGGACGTGGCGGTATTCGGGAATTTTGATGTGAATACGATCACCTTCAATGCTGATTTTCAGCACGGTGGCTGGTGGTACGAATATTGGAGCGGGGACAGCATGAACGTGACCAACACGGCGATGCAATACACCTTGGGTGCCGGCGAATACCGCCTCTACACCACCACAAGACTCCCTAAGCCGAATCTCGACTTCGTCTTGGAAACGGAAGAGGACCTGTTTGCAGGTACCGATCCCCTCCAAATCTGGCCCAATCCCGCCGCGAATACCGTCAAAATCGGCTACGAATTGCCAGGCTCCGGCAACGTCAGCATCGGCATCTACGACCTGACCGGCCGCAGCATCCTTGCGATTCCCGCAGGATTCCAGACCCAAGGCCGCCACGAATCCGCCTTTGACCTGACGGATTTCCTGTCTGGCAACTACATTGTGCGGGTGCAACACGAAACGGGAACGTTTTCGAAGCCGTTGGTGGTGAGGAGGTAA
- a CDS encoding M13 family metallopeptidase yields MRKNHLLLLLIAGSIAFSACTPKEKGNTATTVSPEIDALAAHVDSTVRPGDDFFQFANGKWFAENPIKASEATAGLWLMIEDTLAAQISDICKKSADAKAEKGTTKQKIGDFYLSGMDSVALNSQGLGALKPEFDRIDAITDMAAVPAVVANLHRLGCGPMLSIWVGQDDKISSKYALLIHQGGLSLPDRDYYFDPELDSTRQAFVDYSTKMYAILGYDAAKATEAATRNMALETALAKASRKIEDTRDPYKNYNKWAFAKLKSTMPKWDWQAMTGALGLAAVDTVIVGQPEFLTALNGMLGTYSLDDWKNYFKLQLISSYTSYLDDKTYLDAFGFFGTVLSGIKEPQPRWKRVVENTNDQLGELIGQVYVAEYLPKGTKEKLTEIGAAIKDVYAERIKNLDWMEAETKEKALKKLDQIVMKVGYPDKWKDMSKLEVVANSYAQNMMNSNRWHHDYNIAKYGKPVDRNEWEMTPQTYNAYYNPSNNEIVVPGSNIMVPGYEGRMADDAILYAIIGGSTFGHEITHGFDDQGSKYDGNGNLTNWWTAEDYKRFEAKTKKIVEQFNQYVPVDTLHINGDQTQGENIADLGGIVMGYEAFKRTAQFKENKMIGGYTPTQRYFLGHALAWMTNMRPEAIALRVRSDVHSPAKYRVIGPVSNVPEFYEAFGVKEGDKMYRPDSLRLVIW; encoded by the coding sequence ATGCGTAAAAATCATCTTTTGCTGCTCCTGATCGCGGGCAGCATTGCATTTTCAGCCTGCACCCCCAAGGAAAAAGGCAACACAGCAACAACCGTATCCCCGGAAATTGACGCGCTTGCCGCCCACGTGGACAGCACCGTGCGCCCGGGTGACGATTTTTTCCAATTCGCCAATGGCAAATGGTTTGCTGAAAATCCGATCAAGGCCTCAGAAGCAACGGCCGGTCTTTGGTTGATGATCGAGGATACCCTGGCGGCTCAGATTTCCGACATCTGCAAAAAATCGGCCGATGCCAAAGCTGAAAAAGGGACCACCAAGCAAAAAATCGGGGATTTTTACCTTTCCGGCATGGACAGCGTTGCCCTCAATTCGCAGGGATTGGGTGCTTTAAAGCCCGAATTTGACCGCATCGACGCGATTACCGACATGGCCGCCGTGCCTGCGGTCGTGGCCAATTTGCATCGCTTGGGCTGCGGACCAATGCTGAGCATCTGGGTCGGACAAGACGATAAAATCAGCAGCAAATATGCCCTGCTCATCCACCAAGGTGGTCTCAGCTTGCCCGACCGGGATTATTATTTCGATCCTGAATTGGACAGTACGCGGCAGGCGTTTGTGGATTATTCCACGAAGATGTACGCCATTCTCGGCTATGACGCTGCCAAGGCCACCGAAGCTGCAACGCGCAACATGGCACTCGAAACGGCATTGGCCAAGGCCTCTCGCAAAATCGAAGACACGCGCGACCCTTACAAAAATTACAACAAATGGGCCTTTGCCAAGCTGAAAAGCACCATGCCCAAATGGGATTGGCAGGCCATGACCGGCGCACTCGGGCTGGCAGCGGTCGATACCGTCATCGTGGGGCAACCCGAATTCCTGACCGCTTTGAACGGCATGTTGGGGACTTACAGCCTCGACGACTGGAAAAACTACTTCAAACTTCAGTTGATTTCCAGCTACACGAGTTACCTCGACGACAAAACGTACTTGGATGCATTCGGATTTTTTGGCACGGTTCTCAGTGGCATCAAGGAGCCACAACCCCGTTGGAAACGCGTCGTGGAAAATACCAACGACCAACTCGGGGAGCTGATCGGCCAAGTGTATGTCGCGGAATATTTGCCCAAGGGAACCAAGGAAAAGCTCACTGAAATCGGTGCTGCCATCAAAGATGTCTATGCCGAACGCATCAAAAACCTCGATTGGATGGAGGCCGAAACGAAGGAAAAGGCACTGAAAAAGCTGGATCAAATCGTGATGAAAGTGGGCTATCCTGACAAATGGAAAGACATGAGCAAGTTGGAGGTCGTCGCGAATTCTTATGCGCAAAACATGATGAATTCCAACCGTTGGCACCACGACTACAACATTGCAAAGTATGGCAAACCCGTCGATCGCAACGAATGGGAGATGACTCCACAGACTTACAACGCCTATTACAACCCGAGCAACAACGAAATTGTCGTACCGGGAAGCAATATCATGGTGCCGGGTTATGAGGGCAGAATGGCAGACGATGCCATCCTCTACGCCATTATCGGTGGTTCGACATTCGGCCACGAGATCACCCATGGATTTGACGATCAGGGCAGTAAGTACGACGGAAACGGCAATTTGACCAACTGGTGGACGGCAGAAGACTACAAGCGATTCGAGGCTAAAACCAAAAAGATCGTCGAACAATTCAACCAATATGTGCCGGTGGATACCTTGCACATCAATGGCGACCAAACGCAAGGCGAGAACATTGCCGACTTGGGCGGTATCGTGATGGGCTACGAAGCTTTCAAGCGTACGGCTCAATTCAAGGAAAACAAGATGATCGGTGGCTATACGCCTACACAGCGGTATTTTCTAGGACATGCCTTGGCTTGGATGACCAATATGCGTCCGGAGGCGATTGCCTTGCGAGTGAGAAGCGATGTGCATTCACCAGCGAAATACCGCGTGATTGGGCCGGTGAGCAATGTTCCGGAGTTCTACGAAGCCTTCGGCGTCAAAGAAGGCGACAAGATGTACCGTCCAGACAGTCTCCGTTTGGTGATTTGGTGA
- the rlmF gene encoding 23S rRNA (adenine(1618)-N(6))-methyltransferase RlmF yields the protein MASEKSTERTGLHPRNVHRHRYDFAALGAASQSLQPFVSKSPTGEATIDFADPVAVKELNRALLILHYGVKLWDIPAGYLCPPIPSRADYIHHVADLLAESNGGNIPEGKSVRVLDIGVGANCVFPIIGRHVYGWTFIGADIDAVSVKSAENIVKFNPSLKGAVEIRLQPIKTDIFRNVWQPGERFDLTICNPPFHSSKADADAKTARKLRNLGLAKGEAVQRNFGGQKAELYVDGGELAFVKRMINQSIAVGTNCLWFTSIVSKSENLQPIYMALKHAKAAEVRTIESRQGQKNSRIVCWTFHAKEGQKAWVKGPIHR from the coding sequence ATGGCATCCGAAAAATCCACCGAACGCACGGGATTGCATCCGCGCAATGTGCATCGACACCGCTACGATTTTGCGGCGCTTGGCGCAGCGAGCCAAAGTCTCCAGCCTTTTGTCTCTAAAAGCCCAACTGGCGAAGCCACCATCGACTTTGCCGATCCCGTGGCCGTCAAGGAACTCAATCGGGCCTTGCTGATCTTGCACTACGGGGTCAAATTATGGGACATCCCTGCCGGATACCTTTGTCCTCCGATTCCGAGCCGGGCCGATTATATCCATCATGTGGCGGATTTGCTTGCTGAATCGAATGGCGGCAACATTCCCGAAGGCAAGTCCGTGCGCGTACTCGACATCGGCGTGGGGGCGAATTGCGTTTTCCCGATTATCGGTCGGCATGTCTATGGTTGGACCTTCATCGGGGCAGACATTGATGCAGTTTCGGTCAAATCCGCCGAAAACATTGTCAAGTTCAACCCGAGCCTCAAAGGCGCTGTCGAAATAAGGCTGCAACCAATCAAAACGGATATTTTTCGCAATGTTTGGCAGCCGGGCGAACGCTTTGACCTCACGATCTGCAATCCGCCGTTTCACAGCTCCAAGGCAGATGCCGACGCCAAAACCGCACGCAAGCTCCGGAACCTCGGACTTGCAAAAGGGGAGGCCGTGCAACGTAATTTCGGCGGACAAAAAGCGGAATTGTATGTCGACGGCGGCGAATTGGCATTCGTCAAGCGGATGATCAATCAAAGTATCGCGGTCGGTACAAACTGCCTCTGGTTCACCTCCATCGTCTCCAAATCCGAAAATCTCCAGCCGATTTACATGGCACTCAAGCATGCCAAGGCTGCCGAAGTGCGCACGATTGAATCGCGGCAAGGCCAGAAAAACAGCAGGATTGTCTGCTGGACATTTCACGCCAAGGAAGGCCAAAAGGCGTGGGTAAAAGGGCCAATCCACCGCTAA
- a CDS encoding Fic family protein encodes MSRYVHQLQDWPQFHWDDQALLGTLGLLRHLQGRLVGRMEALGFDLRNEANLQTLSMDVLKSSEIEGEVLNPEQVRSSLARRLGMDIAGLVPSARHVEGVVEMMLDATQRCDVPLTTDRLFGWHSLMFPGGRSGLYQIVVGRWRDDSTGPMQVVSGAMGRERIHFQAPPAERVEAEMQIFLDWFNGDQGLDPVIKAGVAHFWFLTIHPFEDGNGRIARALTDLLLARADGTLLRYYSLSAQIMEERKDYYEILEKSQKASLDITAWLLWFLECLIDACSAAQTTLASVLYRHRFWMLHVMNPFNDRQWFMLRKLTDGFEGKLNTSKWAKMAKCSQDTALRDINELIEKNVLRKEAAGGRSTNYELVQ; translated from the coding sequence ATGAGTCGGTATGTGCATCAGTTGCAGGATTGGCCCCAATTTCATTGGGATGATCAAGCATTGCTCGGTACGCTCGGCTTGCTTCGGCATTTGCAAGGCCGGCTTGTGGGAAGGATGGAGGCATTGGGATTTGATCTCCGGAACGAAGCCAACCTGCAAACCTTGTCCATGGACGTCCTGAAATCCAGTGAGATCGAAGGGGAGGTGCTCAATCCCGAGCAAGTGCGTTCCTCACTCGCCCGCCGTCTGGGCATGGATATCGCAGGTCTCGTGCCGTCTGCACGGCACGTGGAGGGCGTGGTGGAGATGATGCTCGATGCGACGCAGCGTTGCGATGTGCCGCTGACGACCGACCGCCTCTTTGGTTGGCATTCTTTGATGTTTCCCGGGGGCCGCAGTGGCCTTTACCAAATAGTTGTCGGTCGCTGGAGAGATGATTCCACCGGTCCGATGCAGGTGGTTTCCGGGGCGATGGGAAGGGAAAGGATTCACTTTCAGGCACCTCCTGCGGAGAGGGTGGAGGCAGAAATGCAGATATTTCTGGATTGGTTCAATGGTGACCAAGGTCTTGACCCCGTCATCAAAGCCGGCGTCGCGCATTTTTGGTTCTTGACCATCCACCCGTTTGAAGACGGCAACGGACGCATCGCCAGGGCCCTGACCGACCTGCTCCTCGCACGCGCCGACGGTACATTGCTGCGCTATTACAGCTTGTCGGCGCAGATCATGGAGGAGCGGAAAGACTACTACGAAATCCTGGAAAAGTCGCAAAAGGCAAGTCTGGACATCACCGCATGGCTACTTTGGTTTTTAGAATGCCTCATCGACGCCTGTTCCGCAGCCCAAACGACCCTCGCCTCGGTTTTGTACAGGCACCGTTTTTGGATGCTTCATGTCATGAATCCATTCAATGACCGGCAATGGTTTATGCTCAGGAAATTGACTGATGGCTTCGAAGGGAAATTGAATACCTCCAAATGGGCCAAAATGGCAAAATGCTCACAGGATACCGCCTTGCGTGACATCAATGAACTGATTGAAAAGAATGTCTTGCGCAAGGAGGCTGCCGGAGGGCGCAGCACCAACTATGAATTGGTGCAGTAG
- a CDS encoding T9SS type A sorting domain-containing protein gives MKTKTTFSWIFAALLLLAMSFSSANAAFVQSIKDGTWNDETVWSTGLVPASSDQVTIRHRISHPNTLEIGTSGSVEVAAGGHLTVKNDIDNNGSFVCNDSVVAGGLRNNGALDNNAVMSFSGRVDNYPGATLSNYGIMNIKGDLWNRGTIFITGSVYMQGTLKNDGSVVSPAGSHGYFEVCGNAQHNSGAIVSGLNLLCLKCGGLYLDQPGSTGDFTLTCAPFAAIISSFTAESMGNNIVSLAWTTESESNSDWFVIERSVATDGINCKIGKCGAPRAFLELGRVKAAGMSASVLNYHFEDQKPLPGLNYYRLRMIDKNGAETYSAVVDVVVEGQGVKLLAYPNPNNSILHIHATGYPGQTAVITLYSVDGKRVWERTVELGQAPYKYDMQVCDFASGVYLLKLKQGNQEEVRKLIFEK, from the coding sequence ATGAAGACAAAAACTACATTCTCATGGATATTTGCAGCCTTGTTGCTGCTTGCAATGAGTTTTTCCAGTGCCAATGCCGCCTTCGTGCAATCGATCAAGGACGGCACTTGGAACGATGAGACAGTTTGGTCCACTGGATTGGTTCCGGCAAGTTCAGACCAAGTAACGATCCGCCACCGGATTTCCCACCCCAATACACTTGAAATCGGGACCTCAGGCAGCGTTGAAGTTGCCGCTGGGGGCCATTTGACAGTGAAAAATGACATCGACAACAACGGCAGCTTTGTTTGCAACGACTCGGTCGTGGCGGGTGGGCTTCGCAACAACGGTGCGCTTGACAACAATGCGGTGATGAGCTTTTCCGGTCGGGTGGACAATTATCCCGGTGCAACGCTGTCCAATTACGGCATCATGAACATCAAGGGCGATCTTTGGAACCGTGGAACAATCTTCATCACCGGCTCGGTCTACATGCAAGGAACGTTGAAGAATGATGGTTCCGTCGTCTCGCCTGCCGGAAGCCATGGGTACTTCGAGGTCTGCGGAAATGCGCAGCACAACAGCGGTGCGATTGTGTCGGGATTGAATCTCCTCTGCCTCAAATGCGGCGGACTCTATTTGGATCAGCCTGGAAGCACGGGAGATTTTACCTTGACCTGCGCACCGTTTGCTGCCATTATCTCCTCGTTCACCGCCGAATCCATGGGCAACAACATTGTCTCCTTGGCTTGGACCACAGAATCCGAGTCCAACAGCGACTGGTTTGTGATCGAGCGTTCGGTGGCAACCGACGGGATCAATTGCAAAATCGGAAAATGCGGTGCGCCGCGGGCCTTTCTTGAACTCGGTCGGGTCAAAGCTGCTGGAATGAGTGCATCCGTGCTGAATTACCATTTTGAAGACCAAAAGCCCTTGCCCGGTTTGAACTATTATCGCCTCCGAATGATCGACAAGAATGGTGCAGAGACGTATTCTGCCGTGGTGGATGTCGTGGTCGAAGGGCAAGGCGTGAAATTGCTGGCGTATCCCAACCCCAACAATTCGATTTTGCACATCCACGCCACGGGATACCCTGGGCAGACTGCGGTGATCACATTGTACAGTGTGGACGGCAAACGGGTTTGGGAGCGCACCGTCGAATTGGGGCAAGCCCCTTACAAGTATGACATGCAAGTCTGTGATTTTGCTTCCGGCGTTTACTTGCTGAAATTGAAGCAAGGCAATCAGGAGGAGGTTCGGAAATTGATTTTTGAGAAGTAA
- a CDS encoding SUMF1/EgtB/PvdO family nonheme iron enzyme, producing the protein MVFLAGCLAESPTVSPFAQVQAGEYVVGATNHLVNPKRKISIAPFQIAIHEVTNADFQAFVTATGYKTFAEKRHDAYVFYPGLAEFRWKEDSTAYWRFPNGVTDGGIEAKMNHPVTCICFLDALAYCEWAGVRLPTLDEWEVAARAGSRSHYFWGNDRKQLQSYANVWHGKDHLVADTADPWLRTAPVGTYEANPLGLYDVYGNIFEFCADRPTYWVEDENFACARGGSWWCSFASCSFFNSTDIGKVRKVASFSNLGFRVVMDSVGIQH; encoded by the coding sequence ATGGTCTTCCTCGCTGGATGCCTCGCCGAATCCCCGACCGTGAGCCCGTTTGCGCAGGTCCAAGCGGGTGAATACGTGGTTGGCGCGACCAATCATCTCGTCAATCCGAAAAGGAAGATCAGCATCGCCCCATTCCAAATCGCCATCCATGAGGTGACCAATGCTGATTTTCAAGCATTTGTCACAGCGACAGGATACAAAACATTCGCCGAAAAGCGCCATGATGCCTATGTCTTTTATCCCGGGCTTGCCGAATTTCGGTGGAAGGAAGACAGTACGGCTTATTGGCGGTTCCCCAATGGCGTCACGGATGGCGGAATTGAAGCCAAAATGAACCATCCGGTTACTTGCATTTGCTTCTTGGATGCCTTGGCCTACTGCGAATGGGCGGGCGTGCGGTTGCCGACTTTGGACGAATGGGAAGTGGCGGCTCGTGCGGGTAGCCGCAGCCACTATTTCTGGGGAAATGACCGCAAGCAACTTCAATCCTACGCCAATGTCTGGCATGGCAAGGATCATTTGGTGGCAGATACGGCAGACCCGTGGTTGCGCACCGCGCCTGTGGGAACCTATGAAGCCAATCCGTTGGGACTCTATGATGTGTATGGCAATATCTTCGAATTTTGCGCAGACCGTCCGACGTATTGGGTTGAGGATGAGAACTTCGCCTGCGCCCGCGGGGGCTCGTGGTGGTGCAGCTTCGCTTCCTGCTCCTTTTTCAACAGCACCGATATCGGCAAGGTGCGCAAGGTGGCTAGCTTCTCCAACTTGGGATTTCGTGTGGTGATGGATTCGGTTGGGATTCAACATTAG
- a CDS encoding T9SS type A sorting domain-containing protein: MRKNLIFTLFACCFCLFGYSQNWEAFTSGRTYHYKSDTATALPDQSIHFDSIEVLGADTAFSVARRFVFPVDTSQRNMPMFIGREMRAFADGTFNFKSPHNLAVPTQAGLGSSFTLDSISGLTAAVTRVYQRPVFGLTLDSVKVFTTLALDSLVLSKAHGVLEWPASLGGSRFRLAGIQELHLGDTLPGFDGIFDLPVGADFFYSSQRFIQDIGTQENIFRVKFHVDTAQRVMGGMHIAWTGIVRDTMKLNGSVVNISVTNTGGSFLISDLPNNILGKSHHEQVRAPGMMAGFGMPEPWATYVYTPAVDSMAAGWNGLWTTMTHQRNANQNELHLGRSNGAVGWLYYGIGGDTCAASSLDEIRAVFRQGFGVTHVEWADFESMGRFDLVGAIVNGDTIGEVITDSELLAVDQGFGNGPKWTVYPNPANTELNLLGLDQHPQTLVLTDLAGKVILNRSISAQTAKLDVSDLPAGMYLLTLQHEGARASRRVTIAH; the protein is encoded by the coding sequence ATGAGGAAAAATCTAATCTTTACCTTGTTTGCTTGCTGTTTTTGCTTGTTCGGATATTCCCAGAATTGGGAGGCGTTTACATCCGGTCGTACTTACCACTACAAATCTGATACGGCGACCGCTTTGCCGGATCAGAGCATTCACTTTGACTCGATCGAGGTGCTAGGGGCGGATACGGCTTTCAGTGTTGCGCGGCGTTTCGTGTTTCCTGTGGATACCTCGCAGCGCAACATGCCGATGTTCATCGGTCGGGAAATGCGCGCATTTGCAGACGGAACTTTTAACTTCAAAAGCCCACATAACCTTGCTGTCCCCACGCAAGCGGGATTGGGCAGCAGTTTTACCCTCGATAGCATCAGCGGATTGACCGCCGCAGTGACGAGGGTCTACCAACGGCCGGTTTTTGGATTGACCTTGGATTCGGTGAAGGTGTTTACAACCTTGGCTTTGGATTCCTTGGTTTTGTCCAAGGCGCACGGGGTTCTGGAATGGCCTGCTTCTTTGGGCGGGTCGCGCTTCAGGCTTGCCGGAATTCAAGAATTGCATCTTGGCGATACGCTGCCGGGCTTTGACGGAATTTTTGACTTGCCCGTGGGGGCAGATTTCTTCTATTCCTCCCAAAGATTCATCCAAGACATTGGCACACAGGAAAATATATTTAGAGTCAAGTTTCACGTCGACACGGCGCAGCGCGTCATGGGTGGTATGCACATTGCCTGGACCGGCATTGTCAGAGATACGATGAAACTGAATGGAAGCGTTGTCAATATCAGCGTGACCAATACGGGAGGGTCCTTCCTGATCTCCGATCTTCCCAACAACATCTTGGGCAAATCACATCATGAGCAGGTACGCGCACCCGGGATGATGGCCGGTTTCGGTATGCCCGAGCCTTGGGCCACGTACGTCTACACGCCTGCCGTCGACAGCATGGCGGCGGGCTGGAACGGATTGTGGACGACGATGACCCATCAGCGCAACGCCAATCAGAACGAGTTGCACCTTGGCCGTAGCAATGGCGCCGTTGGCTGGTTGTACTATGGCATCGGTGGAGACACTTGTGCAGCGTCCTCCTTGGACGAAATCAGGGCAGTCTTCCGCCAAGGCTTTGGTGTGACGCATGTGGAATGGGCAGATTTTGAATCCATGGGAAGGTTTGATCTTGTAGGAGCGATTGTGAATGGCGATACTATTGGCGAGGTCATTACCGATTCAGAATTGCTTGCTGTTGACCAAGGTTTCGGAAACGGTCCAAAATGGACGGTTTATCCAAATCCCGCCAACACCGAATTGAACCTTCTGGGATTGGATCAGCATCCCCAAACCTTGGTTTTGACGGACTTGGCAGGAAAGGTCATTCTGAATCGCAGCATCTCGGCTCAGACGGCCAAGCTTGACGTAAGCGACCTCCCTGCCGGGATGTATTTGCTCACGCTGCAACACGAGGGAGCACGCGCAAGCAGGCGGGTAACCATCGCGCATTGA